In [Leptolyngbya] sp. PCC 7376, a genomic segment contains:
- the chrA gene encoding chromate efflux transporter, which translates to MVQWSRLGEVSKLSLKLGFTAFGGPIAIVAMMHDEFVARREWLSEQEFLDFFGATNLLPGSNSMEMASHIGYHRAGWLGLWVGGICFTAPSIFLMVLFCWVYVHYGASPQGEWLLYGVKPVAIALIAQALWQLGKGAIKGKFAIVLAFLNIGLSIVGLHELALLLASGIFSFIVKQGKQLLKPDKALAIAPLPFLAPLSGFSFGLGSIGSFSLSWLFLMFFKVGTILYGSGYVLLAFLRGDFVERLGWLTDQQLLDAIAIGQITPGPLSTTATFIGFLLGGFPGAGIATLGMFLPGFILISVLHPILPKLNQSEWFRAFLDGVNIGALSLMAVVTAQLAQSSLVDPLTITVAIASLFLLVKFKVNSVWLVLGGMVIGLGASFMPGVVIG; encoded by the coding sequence ATGGTGCAGTGGAGTCGTTTAGGGGAAGTTTCCAAGTTATCCCTGAAGTTGGGTTTTACGGCTTTTGGTGGACCGATCGCGATTGTGGCGATGATGCATGATGAGTTTGTCGCGCGACGTGAATGGCTTAGTGAACAAGAATTCTTAGATTTTTTCGGTGCAACAAACCTGTTGCCTGGCTCCAACTCTATGGAAATGGCAAGCCATATTGGTTATCACCGAGCTGGTTGGTTAGGGCTATGGGTCGGCGGTATTTGTTTTACTGCGCCATCTATTTTTTTGATGGTGTTGTTCTGCTGGGTTTATGTCCACTACGGTGCATCTCCCCAAGGAGAATGGCTACTCTATGGCGTTAAGCCTGTGGCGATCGCCCTAATTGCACAAGCATTATGGCAACTCGGTAAAGGAGCAATAAAAGGAAAATTTGCAATAGTTCTGGCCTTCTTAAATATTGGTTTATCGATTGTCGGTCTGCATGAATTGGCCTTGCTGTTGGCAAGTGGTATTTTTAGTTTCATTGTTAAACAAGGCAAACAACTCTTGAAGCCTGACAAAGCTTTGGCGATCGCCCCGCTGCCGTTCTTAGCACCTCTGTCTGGCTTTAGCTTTGGTTTAGGCAGTATAGGCAGTTTTAGCTTGTCGTGGCTCTTCCTGATGTTTTTTAAAGTGGGCACAATTCTGTATGGCAGTGGCTATGTGCTTTTGGCGTTTCTGCGAGGAGATTTTGTCGAACGTTTGGGATGGCTCACCGACCAACAGCTCCTTGATGCGATCGCCATTGGTCAGATTACACCAGGGCCATTATCCACAACTGCGACATTTATTGGCTTTTTACTTGGTGGCTTTCCGGGTGCGGGTATTGCCACGCTGGGGATGTTTTTACCGGGTTTTATTCTCATCTCTGTCCTCCATCCCATTTTGCCGAAACTAAATCAATCAGAATGGTTTCGTGCCTTTCTCGATGGCGTCAATATTGGTGCGTTGAGTTTAATGGCGGTGGTAACAGCACAGCTTGCTCAATCTTCTCTCGTCGATCCCTTAACTATCACCGTGGCGATCGCCTCGCTATTTTTACTAGTGAAATTTAAAGTCAATTCTGTCTGGCTAGTGCTTGGTGGTATGGTCATCGGTCTTGGAGCCTCATTTATGCCTGGTGTGGTTATTGGTTAG
- the cdaA gene encoding diadenylate cyclase CdaA translates to MPSWLFTSVDIALTLFLIYVALFVISERRTLWVVRGFLVLIIAEKIAHTANLGFFEAILDKLVLIAAVAIAIMFQSQLRRLLERIGRGDIWTLFRPSPVRVIAAEDSLLDSIVEAVKSLSQNRTGALIVIETTTPMDEKDFSVPGVILNAEISKELLQTIFQGSTLLHDGAVFISGSRIVAAGVILPLSEKTASRQLGTRHRAAMGITERVEHCVCVVVSEETGSISLAEQGNLNRPLTSSKLKELLAEYFTPSDHESVTPDFGRLSRQLGFQGKVLLDRFLRLSSSSADKD, encoded by the coding sequence ATGCCGAGTTGGCTTTTTACTAGCGTTGATATTGCGCTAACTTTATTCCTAATCTATGTGGCATTATTTGTCATTAGTGAGCGGCGTACACTCTGGGTCGTACGGGGCTTTTTAGTGCTGATTATCGCCGAAAAAATTGCTCACACAGCGAATCTCGGTTTTTTTGAAGCGATTCTCGATAAGTTGGTGTTGATCGCTGCTGTGGCGATCGCCATTATGTTCCAGTCGCAATTACGGCGTTTATTAGAACGAATTGGACGTGGCGATATTTGGACATTGTTTCGCCCGTCCCCAGTACGCGTTATTGCGGCAGAAGATAGTCTCCTTGATAGCATTGTTGAAGCTGTTAAAAGCCTGTCACAAAATCGAACGGGAGCTCTGATTGTTATCGAAACAACCACCCCGATGGATGAAAAGGATTTTTCTGTGCCGGGTGTCATCCTCAATGCTGAAATTTCAAAAGAGCTGCTACAAACTATCTTTCAGGGTAGTACTTTGCTCCATGATGGGGCCGTGTTTATTAGTGGCTCTCGCATTGTGGCGGCTGGCGTTATCTTACCTCTCTCTGAAAAAACCGCATCACGTCAACTGGGTACAAGGCACCGGGCTGCCATGGGTATTACTGAGCGAGTGGAACATTGTGTGTGTGTAGTCGTTTCAGAGGAAACAGGATCCATTTCCCTCGCGGAGCAAGGCAACCTCAATCGTCCCCTCACCAGCAGTAAGTTAAAAGAACTACTTGCTGAATATTTTACGCCTAGCGATCATGAATCTGTAACCCCTGATTTTGGACGACTCAGCCGTCAGTTAGGTTTTCAAGGTAAAGTTTTGCTAGATCGTTTTTTGCGACTCTCTTCCTCTTCGGCGGATAAAGATTAA
- a CDS encoding isoprenyl transferase, with protein MAHPLPIDLDPSKLPQHIAVIMDGNGRWGKQRGLPRIMGHQRGVDTIRNILTYCQDWGVGALTVYAFSTENWRRPPAEVEFLMTLFEKVLRREIKIWAQKGIQIRFVGDLTSLPYSLQEEIQRSVLQTKDNTGIQFTVATNYGGRQELVQACQAIASKVAAGELKPMDIDENIINNHLYTHGIPDPDLLIRTSGEMRLSNFLLWQMAYSEIYVTPTLWPDFDKHEFHQALLAFQKRERRFGKASVSS; from the coding sequence ATGGCTCATCCTCTACCCATCGATCTCGATCCATCAAAATTGCCCCAACATATCGCCGTTATTATGGACGGTAATGGTCGCTGGGGTAAGCAACGGGGGCTGCCGCGGATTATGGGGCACCAACGAGGAGTAGATACCATTCGCAATATTTTGACTTATTGCCAGGATTGGGGTGTGGGAGCATTAACGGTTTATGCTTTTTCGACTGAGAATTGGCGGCGTCCTCCAGCTGAAGTGGAGTTTCTGATGACATTATTTGAAAAAGTACTCCGCCGTGAAATTAAAATTTGGGCGCAAAAAGGGATTCAGATTCGATTTGTTGGAGATCTCACTTCGTTACCTTATTCGCTTCAGGAAGAGATCCAACGATCAGTTCTGCAGACGAAGGATAATACTGGCATTCAATTTACTGTTGCGACGAATTATGGGGGGCGACAGGAACTGGTGCAAGCTTGTCAGGCGATCGCCTCAAAGGTTGCTGCTGGGGAGCTGAAACCCATGGATATTGACGAAAATATTATCAATAACCATTTATATACCCACGGTATCCCTGACCCTGATCTGTTAATTCGAACCAGTGGCGAGATGCGACTCAGTAATTTTTTGTTGTGGCAGATGGCTTACAGCGAAATTTATGTTACACCAACTCTGTGGCCTGACTTTGATAAACATGAATTTCACCAAGCTCTTTTGGCCTTCCAGAAACGAGAGCGGCGATTTGGGAAAGCTTCTGTGTCCTCTTAG
- a CDS encoding LptF/LptG family permease: MRSFPLFSLVDRYIMAQLVLPFLFGLGVFTSLGLSIGVLFDVMRKVVANDITWAIAGQVLLLRLPEYLVLGLPMAVLLGSLTAYSRLSTFSEIIALRSAGFNPIRLMVPCIFGGLLISGLTFYLNDWVVPQTTRQAAIMIKQVEDTELRDFKKKNIIYPEYHRITEETGDRREVLKTLFYAEEFDGETMSKLTVLDRAEVDTSRIITADSAQWQTEAQGWQIQQGSIYQIDMNGSFNNIRQFETEFLDISDAPLILATQCQRVNEMTLSVVDLCLDSLKLSRNEKRIRTLQVKKQEKFAVPFVCVVFGIVGAAIGLRPQNSSTGASVGLSVAIVFAYYLLSVISSSMGVWGTVTPFVGTWLPNALGLGAAALIVWRTG, from the coding sequence TTGAGATCTTTTCCTCTATTTTCATTGGTTGACCGCTACATCATGGCGCAGTTGGTGCTGCCCTTTCTTTTTGGTTTAGGTGTGTTCACTAGTCTGGGTTTATCAATTGGTGTGCTCTTCGATGTAATGCGTAAAGTCGTCGCAAATGACATCACTTGGGCGATCGCCGGGCAAGTTTTATTACTACGCTTACCAGAATACTTAGTATTGGGCTTACCGATGGCTGTGTTACTCGGCAGCCTAACCGCCTACAGCCGTCTCTCTACCTTCAGCGAAATTATTGCCCTGCGTAGTGCTGGATTTAATCCAATTCGACTAATGGTGCCTTGTATTTTCGGAGGACTACTCATCAGTGGTTTAACATTTTATTTGAATGACTGGGTTGTCCCCCAAACGACCCGCCAAGCAGCCATCATGATTAAACAGGTCGAAGATACTGAGCTCAGAGATTTCAAGAAAAAAAATATTATTTATCCCGAATATCATCGCATCACAGAAGAAACAGGCGATCGCCGCGAAGTCCTCAAGACTCTGTTTTATGCCGAAGAATTTGACGGCGAGACCATGAGTAAACTCACGGTGCTTGACCGTGCCGAAGTCGATACCAGTCGCATCATCACCGCTGACTCAGCCCAATGGCAAACAGAAGCCCAAGGTTGGCAAATCCAGCAGGGCAGCATCTATCAAATTGATATGAATGGCTCCTTTAACAACATTCGACAGTTTGAAACAGAATTTTTAGACATATCTGATGCCCCACTCATTTTGGCAACCCAATGCCAGCGGGTTAATGAGATGACCTTATCCGTCGTTGATCTCTGCTTAGACAGTCTCAAACTCAGCCGTAATGAAAAAAGAATTCGGACATTACAGGTTAAAAAACAAGAAAAATTTGCAGTGCCATTTGTTTGTGTGGTCTTTGGCATTGTTGGGGCTGCAATTGGATTACGACCCCAAAATTCCAGCACAGGTGCGAGTGTCGGATTATCTGTTGCAATCGTCTTTGCTTATTACCTGCTCTCAGTAATCTCTAGCTCAATGGGCGTCTGGGGCACAGTCACGCCCTTTGTCGGCACATGGCTACCAAATGCACTGGGATTAGGAGCCGCAGCATTAATCGTTTGGCGTACCGGTTAA
- a CDS encoding DUF3370 domain-containing protein codes for MFDLFLPFLLTQPSHLSDPSSTDITSVSADTPLTSETSVFLQAQASTQTKEDESDEPDDKEPLSPEIEADDVPEFDDIPELEDIPELEPLPVVLVDYQTILPLPGELNQVPVFNSNSPEIITQEGILLSTFPKSVKANPEAHLETPLEGRFDIFTHHISRPADKPKTLYQGLIVNNPTGKPRRIRILQGLSYLNSQDAPFRELPPFIEDPDGHVYSGPGSRLVGDLLRGKEQDFIPEFVEVPPYSTEILLSLPIPPSSSRSTYLQLESDGGLYLANLAKYEVTDFIEREVVDEEAVERLEEELRRSPEETEDLEESDPTTKGFEIDFGEERETFSSEPLPRIPTKIIRESFVRSPSVDEWRTLLTTGKLVEPRDRAPIPDSDSNQVIYGRVAGVSMGAQWQATVTDPKKKNRFTIPEVGEAVSLPISTTSTGTFDTSQVQSAAMLARYPDTALQGHGNYLVHYDLKFPLHNPTREPQQVSLIFQTPIKQNQFSDRLTFFETPPDRVFYRGTVRVRYPDSWGDEVTQYYHLVQRRGEQGQPLVTLDIPSKKTVEARIDFFYPPDATPPQVITVKTLGEAED; via the coding sequence ATGTTTGATCTTTTTTTACCTTTCCTACTGACTCAGCCTTCCCACCTTTCTGATCCATCTTCTACTGACATTACGTCTGTATCGGCTGACACGCCTTTGACCAGTGAAACCTCAGTTTTTTTGCAGGCTCAAGCATCCACTCAAACGAAAGAAGATGAATCAGATGAGCCCGATGACAAAGAACCATTGTCACCCGAGATAGAAGCTGACGACGTCCCTGAATTTGATGATATTCCTGAACTTGAAGATATTCCGGAATTGGAGCCTTTACCTGTAGTCTTGGTAGATTATCAAACAATTCTTCCGTTACCTGGTGAATTGAACCAAGTACCCGTTTTCAATAGCAATAGCCCTGAGATCATTACCCAGGAAGGTATTTTGCTATCCACCTTCCCGAAGAGCGTAAAAGCTAATCCTGAAGCTCATTTAGAAACGCCACTGGAAGGCCGGTTTGATATTTTTACTCACCATATTTCCCGTCCCGCTGACAAACCGAAAACCCTTTATCAAGGCCTGATTGTCAATAATCCGACTGGAAAACCTCGTCGTATTCGTATCCTGCAAGGGCTGAGCTATCTCAATAGCCAGGATGCTCCATTTCGTGAGTTACCTCCCTTTATTGAAGATCCTGATGGCCATGTTTATTCTGGCCCTGGTTCACGGCTCGTGGGAGATTTGTTGCGGGGTAAAGAGCAAGATTTTATTCCAGAGTTTGTAGAAGTGCCGCCCTACAGCACTGAAATTCTATTGAGTTTACCCATTCCTCCTAGTAGCTCGCGCTCCACTTATTTACAGCTTGAAAGTGATGGTGGTCTCTACCTCGCTAATCTCGCTAAGTATGAAGTGACTGATTTTATTGAGCGGGAAGTGGTGGATGAGGAAGCGGTAGAGCGATTAGAGGAAGAACTGCGGCGATCGCCCGAAGAGACTGAGGATTTAGAGGAGTCTGATCCTACAACAAAGGGATTTGAGATTGATTTTGGTGAGGAACGAGAAACATTTTCGTCTGAGCCATTACCTCGTATTCCGACAAAAATTATTAGGGAATCTTTTGTGCGATCGCCGTCTGTAGATGAATGGCGCACCTTATTGACGACAGGGAAATTAGTGGAACCGCGTGATCGTGCCCCGATTCCAGACTCTGATAGTAATCAAGTCATTTATGGTCGGGTCGCTGGTGTTTCAATGGGTGCCCAATGGCAGGCGACTGTCACTGATCCCAAAAAGAAAAATCGTTTTACGATTCCAGAGGTTGGTGAAGCTGTCTCTTTACCCATCAGCACCACAAGTACTGGCACCTTTGATACATCTCAAGTCCAAAGTGCGGCGATGTTGGCACGTTATCCCGACACGGCACTACAGGGTCATGGCAATTATTTAGTGCATTATGATCTGAAATTTCCGTTGCATAATCCTACCCGTGAGCCGCAACAGGTTTCTCTGATTTTCCAAACGCCGATTAAGCAAAATCAGTTTAGTGATCGCCTTACTTTCTTTGAAACGCCCCCGGATCGAGTTTTCTATCGGGGCACTGTGCGAGTTCGCTATCCTGATAGTTGGGGCGATGAAGTCACCCAGTATTACCATCTTGTGCAACGACGAGGAGAACAAGGACAACCCCTAGTAACCCTTGATATTCCCTCAAAGAAGACTGTAGAAGCGCGTATTGATTTCTTTTATCCTCCCGATGCAACACCCCCTCAAGTGATCACCGTGAAAACTTTAGGCGAAGCTGAAGATTAG
- a CDS encoding diflavin flavoprotein, with protein sequence MVATPIKTEKRLTIQTEQINEDTTTIRSLDWDRDRFDIEFGLQNGTTYNSYIIRGEKVALVDTSHAKFRQLYLDTLTGEIDPTTIDYIIVSHTEPDHSGLIADVLKIAPQAVIVGAKVAIKFLKDLVHDPFEFIQVKSGDRLDLGNGHDLEFISAPNLHWPDTIFTYDPKTLTLFTCDAFGLHYCSAATYDEDLKDITPDYRFYYECLMAPNARSVLSAMKRIDKLDAEITLVANGHGPLLKHNTKELMEWYREWSEAQTKGDKTAAVFYVSDYGYSDRISQAIAKGITKAGVAVEMIDLKVADPQDIHEMVGRAAGLVIGMPPIESAYNDEFSKAIGTILAASKDKQVFGMFESYGGNDEPIDPLLIKFRDGGLTKAFDSIRVREDPGENIYQLCEESGTDLGQLLTKKEKLKARKSLDSELDKAMGRISGGLYIITAQKGDVKGAMVASWVTQASFEPPGFTVAVAKDRAIESLMQVGDRFVLNILEEGKYQDLMKHFLKRFPPGADRFEGVNVQTAKNGSPILGQALAYLECEVVSRMECSDHWVVYSKVETGRVSNQEGLTAVHHRKVGNYY encoded by the coding sequence ATGGTTGCTACGCCAATTAAAACCGAAAAAAGATTAACGATCCAGACAGAACAGATTAACGAAGATACCACGACCATTCGTTCCCTCGACTGGGATCGTGATCGCTTTGATATCGAATTCGGTTTGCAAAACGGCACAACCTACAACTCCTACATTATTCGTGGCGAAAAAGTTGCCCTTGTGGATACCTCCCACGCAAAATTCCGTCAGCTATACCTCGACACATTAACTGGCGAAATTGACCCGACAACAATCGACTACATCATCGTTAGTCACACTGAACCCGACCATAGTGGTCTGATTGCTGATGTCCTAAAAATTGCACCTCAAGCGGTAATCGTCGGTGCAAAGGTCGCGATTAAATTTCTCAAAGATTTGGTACATGACCCCTTTGAATTTATTCAGGTAAAAAGTGGCGATCGCCTTGACTTAGGTAATGGTCATGACCTCGAATTTATCAGCGCGCCAAATCTGCATTGGCCCGACACAATTTTCACCTATGATCCTAAAACGCTCACACTATTTACCTGTGATGCGTTTGGGCTGCACTATTGCTCAGCAGCGACCTACGATGAAGATCTAAAAGATATTACGCCAGACTATCGTTTTTACTACGAATGTTTGATGGCTCCTAATGCCCGTTCGGTACTGAGTGCGATGAAACGGATCGACAAGCTCGATGCGGAAATCACCCTAGTTGCAAATGGTCATGGCCCTCTCCTCAAGCACAACACAAAGGAATTGATGGAGTGGTATCGCGAGTGGAGTGAAGCCCAAACGAAAGGCGACAAAACAGCTGCTGTTTTCTACGTTTCTGACTATGGCTACAGCGATCGAATTTCTCAGGCGATCGCCAAAGGTATTACAAAAGCAGGTGTTGCTGTCGAAATGATTGACCTGAAGGTGGCGGATCCTCAGGATATCCACGAAATGGTTGGGCGTGCAGCTGGTCTTGTGATTGGTATGCCTCCCATCGAGAGTGCTTATAACGATGAATTTAGTAAGGCGATCGGTACAATTCTCGCTGCTTCAAAAGATAAGCAAGTCTTTGGGATGTTTGAGTCCTACGGCGGTAACGACGAACCCATTGACCCCCTACTCATTAAATTCCGGGATGGTGGCCTCACTAAAGCATTTGATTCGATTCGTGTACGGGAAGATCCCGGCGAAAATATTTATCAGCTCTGTGAAGAATCTGGCACTGACCTCGGCCAACTTTTGACAAAAAAAGAGAAGCTGAAAGCTAGAAAGTCCCTCGATAGCGAGCTTGATAAAGCAATGGGTCGCATCAGTGGCGGACTTTATATCATCACAGCTCAGAAAGGCGATGTGAAAGGTGCGATGGTTGCTTCCTGGGTAACCCAAGCCAGTTTCGAGCCACCCGGATTTACCGTTGCTGTGGCAAAAGACCGTGCAATTGAATCTCTCATGCAAGTAGGCGATCGCTTCGTCCTCAATATCCTCGAAGAAGGAAAGTACCAAGATTTGATGAAGCATTTCCTCAAGCGTTTCCCACCTGGTGCAGATCGTTTTGAAGGGGTCAATGTCCAAACTGCAAAAAATGGTTCGCCAATTCTCGGTCAAGCTTTGGCTTATCTCGAATGCGAAGTGGTTAGCCGAATGGAATGTAGCGATCACTGGGTTGTTTACAGCAAAGTGGAAACGGGTCGCGTCTCTAACCAAGAAGGTTTAACCGCAGTCCACCACCGCAAAGTTGGGAACTACTACTAA
- a CDS encoding low-complexity tail membrane protein, with the protein MVFDPYLWLHLVGLAMLPLTLALVVIALAWGIPLPFSTAELITIVLVGGVPVWVLQILRPWQPFGFFIFQIPPERMDERQKQILRLIQGTRQPLLNALGAVVMVILLWQIAHYSPLATGISAGFWQWRVIGITLAIVGFFLSNVIVQMSLTLLPTLFLSENTVIAIDPHPNVSIRRDFACWGIPMGQIFPSVRL; encoded by the coding sequence ATGGTTTTCGATCCGTATCTCTGGCTCCACTTGGTCGGTTTGGCGATGCTCCCTCTCACTTTAGCGCTGGTAGTGATCGCCTTAGCATGGGGCATTCCGCTACCTTTTTCAACGGCAGAGTTGATCACAATCGTTTTAGTGGGTGGTGTACCTGTCTGGGTTCTACAGATTTTGCGCCCTTGGCAGCCCTTTGGCTTTTTCATTTTCCAGATTCCACCAGAAAGAATGGATGAACGCCAAAAACAGATTTTGCGGCTTATTCAGGGGACACGTCAGCCTTTACTCAATGCCCTTGGTGCGGTTGTCATGGTGATTCTCCTCTGGCAAATCGCCCATTATTCTCCCCTCGCCACAGGCATTAGTGCAGGGTTCTGGCAGTGGCGCGTGATAGGGATTACATTAGCGATCGTCGGTTTTTTTCTAAGCAATGTCATTGTGCAAATGTCATTAACCCTTTTACCGACCCTATTCCTTTCAGAAAATACGGTCATCGCAATCGACCCTCATCCAAATGTCAGCATTCGCCGCGACTTTGCCTGTTGGGGAATTCCCATGGGACAAATTTTTCCGAGTGTTCGACTCTAA
- a CDS encoding DUF917 family protein, with the protein MFEQHGLDTESNGQQLKVGDIKNIVQGACFLASGGGGSLQLALTKIIPHFFDETTEINLINLETLTSKNDWGAVVAGIGSPLELFRKPDLVKATIPAYKNLAKLCFDFKAAGEDRYQSLERMSFCLPVEIGAVNSIVPMVVANGLSTDSSTQFSSISVVDADGAGRAVPTLPLTTYARQIGRYPNILGGDNETEPGSNYFDYASLNVQDETTLETATLGLVESKAFGLVSGLAIYAANGPTFQNCKPIRNSMSDALQIGIIINQKTGKDRLQDVLHYINNTVKRTAKQAFYGQVTFMEQATEGLDTGLVQITGAGTFAGEYLTIFIENENIWCQKTTEPDQQKNPDKAWIVGPDSMNYLTDEGHVFDNSDLWSIYQWMMFQNQTGPTVSLIAVQAAEEVRANQELMDAWSQEVQSKGGPKDYTTPWLSNQPIEKTSKMKIRVIAPIASSAFNPSVEAEIKTVAAPDADISLVNLDHGTKSIESRYDEFLNTADIIKKSQEAQQEGMDGIFIDCFADPGLGVVRELVDIPAIGGFEPAVLMAKLICQKFSIVTVEKRVNSIIEDEARKLGIMSNLMSIRDLGIPVVDLGNKERVKEALLKQSQQAIEQDGAQAIVLGCTGMLEVAKETEKVLAELGTPAPVIDPTTAAITTLQALVRMNLSQSRLEYYKPESQDTSGPKASTIKSWSFH; encoded by the coding sequence ATGTTTGAACAACACGGATTAGACACTGAATCCAATGGTCAACAATTGAAAGTTGGCGATATCAAGAATATTGTTCAGGGTGCATGCTTTCTCGCTTCAGGAGGAGGAGGTTCACTCCAACTGGCACTCACTAAAATCATCCCTCACTTCTTTGATGAAACAACTGAAATTAACCTCATCAATTTAGAGACCTTAACCTCAAAAAATGATTGGGGAGCAGTGGTCGCAGGTATTGGTTCCCCATTGGAACTTTTCAGGAAGCCAGACCTTGTTAAAGCAACTATTCCAGCCTACAAAAATTTAGCCAAACTGTGTTTTGATTTCAAAGCGGCTGGAGAGGACAGATATCAATCCTTAGAGCGTATGAGCTTTTGTCTGCCAGTGGAAATAGGAGCCGTAAATAGTATCGTTCCAATGGTTGTAGCCAATGGCTTGTCAACAGACTCTAGTACCCAATTTAGTTCTATATCTGTAGTCGATGCGGACGGTGCAGGGCGCGCTGTTCCGACATTGCCCCTTACTACTTATGCTCGTCAAATCGGACGCTATCCAAATATCTTAGGCGGTGATAACGAAACCGAACCAGGTAGTAATTACTTTGACTACGCCTCTCTCAATGTTCAAGATGAAACAACCCTAGAAACTGCGACCCTTGGCCTAGTCGAATCCAAAGCCTTTGGTCTCGTATCTGGTCTAGCGATATACGCGGCAAACGGACCAACCTTCCAAAACTGTAAACCTATCCGGAACAGCATGAGTGATGCTTTACAGATAGGCATAATCATTAATCAAAAGACCGGCAAAGACCGTTTACAAGATGTCCTGCATTACATCAACAACACCGTAAAGCGCACTGCTAAACAAGCTTTTTATGGGCAGGTGACCTTTATGGAACAAGCCACTGAAGGTTTGGATACAGGCTTAGTTCAGATAACTGGCGCAGGGACTTTTGCAGGAGAATATCTGACTATTTTTATTGAAAATGAAAATATCTGGTGTCAGAAAACAACAGAACCAGACCAACAAAAGAATCCAGATAAAGCATGGATTGTAGGTCCTGATTCCATGAATTATTTGACCGATGAGGGCCATGTCTTTGACAACTCAGATTTATGGAGTATTTATCAATGGATGATGTTCCAGAATCAGACAGGCCCAACGGTCAGTCTTATCGCGGTTCAAGCAGCCGAAGAAGTAAGAGCGAATCAGGAACTGATGGATGCATGGAGTCAGGAAGTCCAATCAAAGGGAGGACCAAAAGACTACACAACCCCATGGCTATCAAACCAACCTATTGAGAAAACATCAAAAATGAAGATAAGAGTCATTGCGCCCATTGCTAGTTCCGCTTTCAATCCGAGTGTCGAAGCAGAAATTAAAACCGTTGCAGCTCCAGATGCAGACATTAGTCTGGTAAATCTTGATCATGGAACCAAATCCATCGAGAGTCGTTACGATGAATTCCTAAACACAGCCGATATTATTAAAAAATCACAAGAAGCTCAACAGGAAGGTATGGACGGCATCTTTATTGATTGCTTTGCTGATCCTGGACTTGGTGTTGTCAGAGAACTCGTCGACATTCCCGCAATTGGAGGATTTGAACCAGCAGTTCTCATGGCTAAATTGATTTGCCAAAAGTTTTCGATTGTCACTGTCGAAAAAAGAGTTAACTCCATCATCGAAGATGAAGCTCGGAAACTAGGCATTATGAGTAACTTGATGTCCATTCGAGACCTCGGTATACCTGTTGTAGATTTAGGTAATAAGGAGCGCGTCAAGGAAGCTCTGCTAAAACAGTCACAACAGGCTATTGAACAGGATGGCGCTCAGGCTATTGTGCTTGGCTGTACTGGAATGTTAGAAGTTGCCAAAGAAACCGAGAAAGTTTTGGCAGAACTTGGTACCCCAGCTCCGGTTATTGACCCGACAACTGCTGCTATCACGACATTACAGGCCTTAGTCAGAATGAACCTTTCCCAAAGTCGTTTGGAATACTATAAGCCAGAGTCCCAAGACACATCAGGTCCTAAAGCTTCAACGATCAAAAGCTGGTCTTTTCACTAG